The following proteins come from a genomic window of Tenebrio molitor chromosome 9, icTenMoli1.1, whole genome shotgun sequence:
- the LOC138137807 gene encoding pickpocket protein 28-like isoform X1, whose translation MKGTFVKNVQKYFTEYCNRTTFHGFQYLGEKERTLFERIWWFIVFSICLGVCITSICFVYQKWEESPVIVNFANEESPIFKIPFPAVTVCPESKSATDKFNFTKIMQKKEDGMSLTPLEETQFEYMSLICNYYSELNYTNNEMFSDDFFEFLDEVKPRFQLENCSILGYDYVCRRIFVPIITEVGVCYTFNMVDRSFIYRENVINIKNYLRVRPTSSEWSLQYGYDKDAGLSSYPLRAFLAGVKNGLQFNIRTTRQDLDYACGDSLQGYRVILHTPMTIPRPSQSYFNIPLDHAVVGGIEPVMITTSKRIKTYSPQRRKCYFEEERTLRYFKIYSSANCQLECLTNYTLSSCGCVNFFMPRENGTQICGTKNIECMYKSKRSMYLEKLRSKLENNSRFLDDCDCLPACADLAYKVELSQRNWEWNKLLHARRQLPRVGNRSHLSSLTIFFKSDNFIASERNELYGPMDFLANFGGVLGLFTGFSVLSLMEIFYFLSIRIICNLRLHGHWAGTDN comes from the exons atgAAAGGCACATTTGTTAAAAACGTACAAAAATACTTCACGGAATACTGCAATCGCACAACCTTTCACGGTTTTCAATACTTGGGAGAAAAGGAAAGAACTCTTTTTGAAAG AATTTGGTGGTTCATTGTATTTTCCATTTGTTTGGGTGTCTGTATAACTTCGATTTGCTTCGTTTACCAAAAATGGGAAGAAAGCCctgtcattgtaaattttgccaATGAGGAAAGTCCAATCTTCAAAATTCCATTTCCTGCAGTTACCGTTTGCCCCGAATCAAAATCTGCAACAgacaaattcaattttacaAAGATAATGCAGAAGAAAGAAGACGGAATGTCACTGACGCCCTTAGA AGAAACTCAATTTGAATACatgtcattaatttgtaattattattcagAATTAAATTACACCAACAATGAAATGTTTTCTGACGATTTCTTTGAGTTCCTTGATGAAGTGAAACCCAGGTTTCAACTAGAGAACTGCTCCATTCTCGGTTACGATTATGTATGTCGTAGAATTTTTGTTCCTATAATTACAGAAGTAGGAGTATGTTACACTTTTAACATGGTTGACCGGAGTTTTATTTATAGAGAGAACGT cattaatattaaaaattatcttagAGTGAGGCCAACAAGTTCTGAATGGTCTTTGCAATATGGTTACGATAAAGATGCAGGCTTAAGTTCTTATCCGCTTCGAGCATTTTTAGCAGGTGTCAAAAATGGACTTCAATTTAACATTCGAACTACTCGTCAAGATCTGGATTATGCTTGCGGCGATTCACTTCAGGGTTATCGAGTCATACTTCACACTCCGATGACGATTCCTCGACCAAGTCAATCATATTTCAATATTCCTTTGGACCATGCTGTTGTAGGTGGGATCGAACCAGTGATGATAACCACTTCCAAAAGGATCAAAACTTACAGTCCGCAAAgaagaaaatgttattttgaaGAAGAACGAACGCTgagatatttcaaaatttattcttCGGCAAATTGCCAACTAGAATGCCTCACAAACTACACTTTGTCATCTTGTGGCTGTGTCAATTTCTTCATGCCAA GAGAAAATGGGACTCAGATTTGTGGTACTAAGAATATTGAGTGCATGTATAAATCAAAGA GAAGTATGTATCTGGAGAAATTGCGATCAAAACTAGAAAACAACTCGAGGTTTCTAGATGATTGTGACTGTTTACCAGCTTGTGCAGATCTCGCTTATAAAGTGGAACTTTCACAACGTAATTGGGAATGGAACAAATTGTTGCATGCTCGAAGACAATTACCTCGTGTTGGCAACAG atcaCACTTGTCATCTTtgactatattttttaaatcagacaattttattgcatccgaAAGAAACGAACTGTATGGACCGATGGACTTTTTAGCGAATTTTGGAGGAGTTCTTGGGTTATTTACAGGATTTTCTGTGCTCTCTCTGATGGAGATATTCTATTTTCTGTCAATTAGAATAATTTGCAATTTACGACTACATGGACATTGGGCAGGAACTGATAACTAA
- the LOC138137807 gene encoding pickpocket protein 28-like isoform X2, whose protein sequence is MKGTFVKNVQKYFTEYCNRTTFHGFQYLGEKERTLFERIWWFIVFSICLGVCITSICFVYQKWEESPVIVNFANEESPIFKIPFPAVTVCPESKSATDKFNFTKIMQKKEDGMSLTPLEETQFEYMSLICNYYSELNYTNNEMFSDDFFEFLDEVKPRFQLENCSILGYDYVCRRIFVPIITEVGVCYTFNMVDRSFIYRENVINIKNYLRVRPTSSEWSLQYGYDKDAGLSSYPLRAFLAGVKNGLQFNIRTTRQDLDYACGDSLQGYRVILHTPMTIPRPSQSYFNIPLDHAVVGGIEPVMITTSKRIKTYSPQRRKCYFEEERTLRYFKIYSSANCQLECLTNYTLSSCGCVNFFMPRENGTQICGTKNIECMYKSKRSMYLEKLRSKLENNSRFLDDCDCLPACADLAYKVELSQRNWEWNKLLHARRQLPRVGNRFRS, encoded by the exons atgAAAGGCACATTTGTTAAAAACGTACAAAAATACTTCACGGAATACTGCAATCGCACAACCTTTCACGGTTTTCAATACTTGGGAGAAAAGGAAAGAACTCTTTTTGAAAG AATTTGGTGGTTCATTGTATTTTCCATTTGTTTGGGTGTCTGTATAACTTCGATTTGCTTCGTTTACCAAAAATGGGAAGAAAGCCctgtcattgtaaattttgccaATGAGGAAAGTCCAATCTTCAAAATTCCATTTCCTGCAGTTACCGTTTGCCCCGAATCAAAATCTGCAACAgacaaattcaattttacaAAGATAATGCAGAAGAAAGAAGACGGAATGTCACTGACGCCCTTAGA AGAAACTCAATTTGAATACatgtcattaatttgtaattattattcagAATTAAATTACACCAACAATGAAATGTTTTCTGACGATTTCTTTGAGTTCCTTGATGAAGTGAAACCCAGGTTTCAACTAGAGAACTGCTCCATTCTCGGTTACGATTATGTATGTCGTAGAATTTTTGTTCCTATAATTACAGAAGTAGGAGTATGTTACACTTTTAACATGGTTGACCGGAGTTTTATTTATAGAGAGAACGT cattaatattaaaaattatcttagAGTGAGGCCAACAAGTTCTGAATGGTCTTTGCAATATGGTTACGATAAAGATGCAGGCTTAAGTTCTTATCCGCTTCGAGCATTTTTAGCAGGTGTCAAAAATGGACTTCAATTTAACATTCGAACTACTCGTCAAGATCTGGATTATGCTTGCGGCGATTCACTTCAGGGTTATCGAGTCATACTTCACACTCCGATGACGATTCCTCGACCAAGTCAATCATATTTCAATATTCCTTTGGACCATGCTGTTGTAGGTGGGATCGAACCAGTGATGATAACCACTTCCAAAAGGATCAAAACTTACAGTCCGCAAAgaagaaaatgttattttgaaGAAGAACGAACGCTgagatatttcaaaatttattcttCGGCAAATTGCCAACTAGAATGCCTCACAAACTACACTTTGTCATCTTGTGGCTGTGTCAATTTCTTCATGCCAA GAGAAAATGGGACTCAGATTTGTGGTACTAAGAATATTGAGTGCATGTATAAATCAAAGA GAAGTATGTATCTGGAGAAATTGCGATCAAAACTAGAAAACAACTCGAGGTTTCTAGATGATTGTGACTGTTTACCAGCTTGTGCAGATCTCGCTTATAAAGTGGAACTTTCACAACGTAATTGGGAATGGAACAAATTGTTGCATGCTCGAAGACAATTACCTCGTGTTGGCAACAGGTTCagatcataa
- the LOC138137808 gene encoding pickpocket protein 28-like — MKNTFLKNARIYFREYCNHTSFHGFQYLGEKGRTIFERIWWFIVFSICLGVCITSIYFVYQKWEQSPVIVNFANRGTPIYEIPFPAVTVCPESKSATDKFNFTKIMQKKEDEVPLTLLEETQFEYMSLICNYYPELNYTNNETFSEDFFEFLDEVKPIFRLENCSFLNVDQDCGWVFTPIITEVGICYTFNMLDRSYIYKEDVVHFKNNLTVGPKSKWTLQHGYDKDAGLDPYPLRAYLAGVKNGLQFNIETPRQDLDYACGDSLQGYRVMVHTPMTIPRPSQTYFKIPLDQAVVGGIEPVMITTSDRIKSYNPQSRKCYFAEERKLRYFKVYSSSNCKLECLTNYTLWFCDCVNFFMPRENETQICGTNNIECMEIAEKAMYLVNLGSKLEDSELFLDHCGCLPVCADLTYKVELSQSNWEWNKLLHARRQLPRVGNRSHLSSLTLFFKSDNFISSERNELYGPMDFLANFGGILGLFTGFSVLSLMEILYFLSVRIICNLRLYGQWAGTDN; from the exons atgaAAAACACATTTCTTAAAAACGCACGAATATACTTCAGGGAATACTGCAATCACACCAGCTTTCACGGGTTTCAGTACTTGGGAGAAAAGGGAAGAACTATTTTTGAAAG AATTTGGTGGTTCATTGTATTTTCCATTTGTTTGGGTGTCTGTATAACTTCCATTTACTTCGTTTACCAAAAATGGGAACAAAGTCCcgtcattgtaaattttgccaATCGTGGAACTCCAATCTACGAAATTCCATTTCCTGCAGTTACCGTTTGCCCAGAATCAAAATCTGCAACAgacaaattcaattttacaAAGATTATGCAGAAGAAAGAGGACGAAGTGCCACTGACGCTGTTAGA AGAAACTCAATTTGAATACatgtcattaatttgtaattattatccAGAATTAAATTACACCAACAATGAAACTTTTTCGGAAGATTTCTTTGAGTTCCTAGATGAAGTCAAACCCATATTTCGTTTAGAGAACTGCTCCTTTCTCAATGTCGATCAAGACTGTGGTTGGGTTTTTACTCCTATAATTACAGAAGTAGGAATATGTTACACTTTTAACATGCTTGACCGGAGCTATATTTATAAAGAAGACGT cgttcattttaaaaataatcttaCAGTGGGGCCAAAAAGTAAATGGACTTTGCAACATGGTTACGATAAAGATGCAGGCTTAGATCCTTATCCGCTTCGAGCATATTTAGCAGGTGTTAAAAATGGACTTCAATTTAACATTGAAACTCCTCGTCAAGATCTGGATTATGCTTGCGGTGATTCACTTCAGGGTTATAGAGTCATGGTTCACACTCCGATGACGATTCCTCGACCAAGccaaacatatttcaaaattcctTTGGACCAAGCTGTTGTGGGAGGGATCGAACCAGTGATGATAACCACTTCCGACAGGATCAAATCTTACAATCCGCAAAGTCGAAAATGTTATTTTGCGGAAGAACGAAAGCTGAGATACTTTAAAGTTTATTCTTCATCGAATTGCAAACTAGAATGCCTCACAAACTATACTTTATGGTTTTGTGACTGTGTCAATTTCTTCATGCCGA GAGAAAATGAGACTCAGATTTGTGGTACGAATAACATTGAGTGCATGGAAATAGCAGAGA AAGCTATGTATCTTGTGAATTTGGGATCAAAACTAGAAGATTCTGAGCTATTTCTAGATCACTGTGGTTGTTTACCAGTTTGTGCAGATCTCACTTACAAAGTCGAACTTTCACAAAGTAATTGGGAATGGAACAAATTGTTGCACGCTCGAAGACAATTACCTCGTGTTGGCAACAG atCACACTTGTCATCTTTgactcttttttttaaatcggacaattttatttcatccgaAAGAAACGAACTATACGGACCGATGGATTTTTTAGCGAATTTTGGAGGAATTCTTGGGTTATTTACAGGATTTTCCGTGCTCTCTCTGATGGAGATTTTGTATTTCCTGTCAGTTAGaataatttgcaatttgcGCCTCTACGGACAATGGGCAGGAACTGACAACTAA
- the LOC138137800 gene encoding pickpocket protein 28-like, protein MSKMTKLAVHNPKKNSFFKNLENYFDQYCKRTGIHGFQYFCEHGRSPFERYWWLFVLLLSFGACIYSVYWTYQKWERSPVIVNFASRGTPIYKIPFPAITICPETKLASEKFNYTKMMHKKEDGIPLSREEDIYFEYMSMICGNENFVTSENQTFPDEFFDVVDHLKPEFQITNCSFFLSSSINCKPLFIPVLTEEGVCYSFNILNRSEIFRDTVVPYKDYHVVSQKVTHWSIEGGYSAYPGINLYPYRAYLSGISKGLTLTIFTPYKDLDYTCRGPLQGYRVLLYTPMTVPRPSQKYFRLPLDQSVVASVDPIMIKTSSSIAKYHARKRGCYFQNERYLKYFKVYTSNNCKLECVTNYTLYLCDCVSYFMPRENGTAICGSGKIKCMEIAEGLMEYSQLKKGLQNTETIKLPEEFQTNCDCLPLCSDLSYVVQTSQTNMNWNEWMVAHRRLGRFHNTHVSSLTIYFTSDNFITSERNELYGPLDFLANFGGLIGLFTGVSILSFVELVYFLTIRICCNRHIYQQWSGTEL, encoded by the exons ATGTCTAAAATGACGAAATTGGCTGTGCACAACCCCAAGAAGAACTCCTTCTtcaaaaatcttgaaaattaCTTTGACCAATACTGCAAAAGAACTGGCATTCACGGTTTCCAATATTTTTGCGAACACGGCAGGAGTCCCTTCGAAAG ATATTGGTGGCTTTTCGTCTTGTTGCTCTCCTTCGGAGCTTGCATCTATTCGGTGTATTGGACGTACCAAAAGTGGGAACGAAGTCCTGTCATAGTAAATTTTGCAAGTAGAGGAACTCCCATCTACAAAATTCCATTTCCCGCAATTACAATCTGTCCAGAGACAAAACTGGCATCGGAGAAGTTTAATTATACGAAGATGATGCACAAGAAGGAAGATGGGATACCACTAAGTCGTGAAGA GGATATTTATTTTGAGTACATGTCTATGATTTGCGGAAACGAGAATTTCGTCACCAGCGAGAACCAAACGTTTCCTGATGAATTCTTCGACGTTGTGGATCACCTAAAACCTGAATTTCAAATAACAAACTGCTCGTTCTTCCTCTCTAGTTCGATCAACTGCAAGCCCTTGTTTATTCCTGTTTTGACAGAAGAGGGAGTCTGCTATTCTTTCAACATACTGAACAGAAGCGAGATTTTTAGAGACACAGT GGTACCGTACAAGGACTATCACGTTGTGTCCCAGAAAGTCACCCATTGGTCAATTGAAGGAGGGTACTCAGCATACCCAGGTATCAACCTGTACCCTTATCGAGCCTATTTGTCTGGGATTTCGAAAGGTCTCACTTTGACTATTTTTACTCCGTATAAAGATCTAGATTATACGTGTAGAGGACCATTGCAAGGCTACAGAGTTTTGTTGTATACTCCCATGACAGTACCTCGACCttcccaaaaatattttaggttACCTTTGGACCAAAGTGTGGTTGCTTCTGTAGATCCGATCATGATAAAGACGTCATCTTCGATTGCCAAGTACCACGCAAGGAAACGAGGGTGTTACTTTCAGAATGAACGCTACTTAAAGTATTTCAAGGTTTATACTTCTAATAATTGCAAGCTGGAGTGCGTCACCAACTACACTCTATATTTGTGCGATTGTGTTAGTTACTTCATGCCTA GAGAGAATGGTACTGCAATATGTGGAAGtggaaaaatcaaatgtaTGGAAATAGCTGAAG GACTGATGGAATATTCACAATTGAAGAAGGGTCTGCAGAACACGGAGACAATAAAACTTCCTGAagaatttcaaacaaattgtGACTGTTTACCCCTTTGTTCAGACTTATCCTATGTAGTGCAAACCTCGCAGACTAATATGAACTGGAATGAGTGGATGGTGGCACATCGACGCTTAGGACGATTTCACAa caCTCACGTCTCGTCACTAACCATATATTTTACTTCggataattttattacttcGGAGCGGAACGAACTCTACGGGCCTCTAGATTTTTTGGCAAACTTTGGAGGACTTATAGGATTATTTACCGGAGTTTCTATTTTGTCTTTTGTGGAATTGGTATACTTTTTGACCATTAGAATTTGTTGCAATCGACATATCTACCAGCAGTGGAGTGGAACAGAGCTCTAG
- the LOC138137798 gene encoding dynein regulatory complex protein 1-like: MKTDEEVTDDENYEPQVTSNNPTERIMARRLRIQRRVEALRKQKEAQEAAGEDATIESEVMKTSIELQIEKSMGLLEKLMQDGEEHVTNVRIATEARETGRREREGIGKEKLLKQLEEEAEEAAAMFNEIASKWSGIMKYNDPLHINEDIGSQKERCDEVIRQKDAIINDLKEKLRKAEINFAIDQRRQIEDINSITRRIENQIIVMRKAYRQELQMIEEVILTDRQVQIETNNKKWEELYKKRDQEEKSDAEQRSEDYWKFVKEMENLNRDFQELYRETNINLENDLDDLQREMERIKTEATMNSEKLDYNYQILKKREDENLIIKSQQKRRINKLQDIINSLRKKNSDYHAQTMQQIEKLSAEVKKLSKNVLDIEKQADHIAAVNNVKFKKIWAMNKARTDKLFKRILDIDKVLYEQQLGLLWNPPEHKIPSKNDMESYRTAISQSQMNNKQSGKQSQLLQQQQSQLQPQPQQLRVPGSSMLETISGVVDSETENENNHFYKRTLNHILNLLADKTGFLIEEELNAILEPYLEYEKTLVKVDNVFAALNINQRGDIDLLLEFFLPYMFCPICNVVQEKTTTTGGGGGGDDESLMHVHEMDPMTITELTTNSDSKTKAINEAAVADMLRDIAGLDHDPGGTVVEFGPFSVTLYDDNLRGECKGPEKVSDEVKEMESKGSVTESHTRVRLPCQYHHPLMISSVYVLKALKEFLGKYHIPKSSMPTMSARLSYKRSTVSRLVAAEDIEAYWEKYTQIFPEERETLWDNLLEGLNRYHQLLKARKLTSEEVMNLRRQNTELHRVFANYIGLHRHTILNYSHEGIPKNKEIRQ, from the exons atgaaaactgatgAAGAAGTTACGGATGATGAAAACTATGAACCACAAGTCACTTCTAACAATCCTACTGAGCGAATCATGGCCCGGAGGCTGAGAATCCAACGCCGGGTCGAAGCCCTGCGCAA ACAAAAAGAGGCACAAGAAGCAGCAGGAGAAGATGCTACTATTGAGTCGGAAGtgatgaaaacttcaattgaATTGCAAATCGAGAAAAGCATGGGTCTTCTGGAGAAACTGATGCAAGACGGTGAAGAACACGTTACCAATGTGAGAATTGCTACAGAAGCTCGAGAAACAGGCCGACGCGAACGCGAAGGTATAGGTAAAGAGAAATTGCTGAAGCAACTGGAGGAAGAAGCGGAAGAGGCAGCAGCAATGTTCAATGAAATAGCAAGTAAGTGGTCCGGAATTATGAAGTACAACGATCCACTCCACATCAATGAAGATATTGGGAGTCAAAAGGAGAGATGTGACGAAGTTATCAGACAAAAAGATGCCATCATTAACGACCTGAAGGAGAAGCTGAGAAAGGcggaaattaattttgcaataGATCAAAGAAGACAAATTGAAGATATTAACTCCATTACACGTAGAATTGAAAACCAG atCATAGTTATGCGAAAAGCTTATAGACAGGAGCTTCAAATGATCGAAGAGGTGATTCTAACCGACCGGCAAGTCCAAATCGAAACGAACAACAAGAAGTGGGAGGAGCTGTACAAGAAGCGAGACCAGGAGGAGAAATCCGACGCCGAGCAGAGATCAGAAGACTATTGGAAATTTGTCAAGGAAATGGAAAATCTAAACCGCGACTTCCAAGAGCTCTACCGAGAAACCAACATAAACCTGGAGAATGACCTAGACGATTTGCAACGAGAAATGGAGCGAATCAAAACTGAAGCGACCATGAACAGCGAAAAACTGGATTACAACTATCAAATCCTGAAGAAGCGCGAAGATGAGAATCTCATAATCAAATCGCAGCAGAAGCGCCGGATAAACAAGCTTCAAGACATAATTAATTCACTGAGGAAGAAGAACAGTGACTACCACGCGCAGACGATGCAACAGATTGAAAAGTTATCGGCAGAAGTGAAAAAACTGAGTAAGAACGTGTTGGATATTGAGAAGCAAGCTGACCACATAGCTGCAGTGAACAACGTGAAGTTTAAGAAGATCTGGGCAATGAATAAGGCACGAACTGATAAATTGTTTAAGAGAATATTGGATATCGACAAGGTTTTGTACGAGCAACAGTTGGGATTGTTGTGGAATCCACCAGAACATAAAATTCCATCGAAAAACGACATGGAAAGTTATAGAACGGCAATCAGTCAAAGTCAAATGAACAATAAGCAAAGTGGGAAGCAATCGCAACTGCTGCAACAGCAACAATCGCAGCTGCAGCCGCAACCACAGCAACTGAGAGTTCCTGGTTCGTCAATGTTGGAGACCATAAGTGGTGTTGTAGATTCAGAAACAGAAAACGAAAATAACCACTTTTATAAGAGGACTCTCAATCACATCCTGAACTTGCTTGCGGATAAAACAGGATTTCTGATTGAAGAAGAACTAAACGCTATCCTCGAGCCTTACTTAGAATATGAAAAGACACTGGTTAAAGTGGACAACGTTTTTGCT GCTCTCAATATTAACCAACGAGGCGACATCGATCTTCTTTTGGAGTTTTTTCTTCCGTACATGTTCTGCCCGATTTGTAACGTAGTTCAAGAGAAAACTACCACTActggtggtggtggtggtggcgACGACGAGAGTTTGATGCATGTCCACGAAATGGATCCCATGACTATCACAGAGTTAACAACTAACAGCG ACAGCAAGACCAAAGCCATCAATGAAGCAGCTGTAGCGGACATGCTGAGAGATATAGCGGGTTTGGATCACGATCCTGGTGGCACCGTTGTAGAGTTTGGTCCGTTTTCGGTGACGCTGTACGACGACAACTTGAGAGGCGAATGCAAAGGGCCTGAGAAAGTCTCAGATGAAGT TAAAGAGATGGAGAGTAAGGGTTCTGTAACGGAATCACACACTCGAGTTCGTCTTCCTTGTCAGTATCACCATCCCCTGATGATAAGTTCAGTATATGTCTTAAAGGCACTGAAAGAGTTTCTTGGAAAATACCACATTCCTAAATCTAG TATGCCAACTATGAGTGCTAGACTGTCCTATAAGCGAAGCACTGTTTCTCGCTTGGTGGCTGCTGAAGACATAGAGGCATACTGGGAGAAATACACTCAGATCTTCCCTGAAGAAAGGGAGACTTTGTGGGACAACCTTCTGGAAGGGCTGAATAGATACCATCAACTTCTGAAAG CACGTAAACTAACTAGTGAAGAAGTGATGAATCTGCGCCGACAGAACACAGAATTGCATCGAGTGTTTGCTAATTACATCGGCCTTCACAGACATACTATACTGAACTATAGTCATGAGGGAATTcctaaaaataaagaaatacgTCAGTAA
- the LOC138137799 gene encoding pickpocket protein 28-like encodes MINDDFVTVNLDLPRKDKPRKTLIENIITYFRQYCDATSIHGFRYFGESRTIFEKIWWLIVFSTCLILCVLTILLVYNKWDQSPVIVTFATKGKPICDIPFPAVTICSESKVKTGVFDYTNALIRKNKANNLTPKEEAYLGHLSFVCNYLDDFDYTSLNYTEPDFFDVLKEVSPDFSIVNCKYAGRRFFCEDYFVPIATDDGLCYTFNMLDRTEVFNDNVVHYSNFHAFGRTSENWSIENGYKEGADEMSYPKRALLPGARYGLNFDIKISNEKLDTMCRNSVEGYRILFHSPTRLPRPSLLYIRVPLNRAFAASIRPSQMMTSKAIKNYSAEKRQCYFPFEKKLKYFRTYNEVNCDMECLTNFTLKYCGCVLFFMPRENSTRICNAIDFDCAEQAQYELQTLRLHNRIMLKQKEKPEYIKENICHCMPMCADIVYTVGSSQSTWNWSAELESGLYTIGDNDSTANYHLSRVRAYFVSGSFIGSERNELYGPTDFLANFGGLLGLFTGFSILSLMEIIYFLSVRLICNCRLYGYWSGQQ; translated from the exons ATGATCAACGACGATTTTGTCACCGTGAATTTGGATCTTCCACGCAAAGACAAACCCAGGAAGACTTTGATTGAAAACATTATCACCTACTTTAGACAATATTGTGACGCCACCAGCATTCATGGTTTCAGATATTTTGGAGAATCTAGAACAATCTTCGAAAA GATCTGGTGGTTGATTGTTTTCAGTACCTGCTTAATCCTGTGTGTGCTTACAATACTTTTGGTGTACAATAAGTGGGACCAGAGTCCTGTGATTGTCACGTTCGCCACAAAAGGAAAACCCATTTGTGACATACCATTCCCAGCAGTTACCATTTGTTCTGAATCAAAAGTCAAGACTGGCGTTTTTGATTACACCAACGCTCTCATCAGGAAAAACAAAGCGAATAATCTAACCCCAAAAGA aGAAGCTTATCTTGGTCACTTATCTTTCGTCTGCAACTACCTCGACGATTTTGACTATACCAGTCTAAATTACACAGAACCAGACTTTTTCGACGTTTTGAAAGAAGTCAGTCCAGATTTCTCAATAGTTAATTGCAAATACGCCGGCAGGAGATTCTTCTGTGAAGACTATTTTGTTCCAATTGCTACAGACGATGGTCTTTGCTATACTTTCAACATGCTGGACCGCACAGAAGTTTTTAACGATAATGT TGTCCATTATTCGAATTTCCATGCTTTTGGTCGAACGTCAGAAAACTGGAGCATCGAAAATGGATACAAAGAAGGAGCTGACGAAATGTCATACCCGAAACGCGCTCTCCTACCAGGTGCAAGATACGGTCTGAATTTTGACATCAAGATATCGAACGAAAAACTTGACACTATGTGCAGAAACTCGGTTGAAGGTTACAGA ATACTCTTTCATTCTCCTACGCGCTTACCAAGACCCAGTCTTCTCTACATCCGCGTTCCTTTGAACCGAGCCTTTGCCGCATCCATCAGACCATCACAGATGATGACATCAAAAGCTATCAAGAACTACTCTGCTGAGAAACGCCAGTGCTATTTTCCCTTTGAGAAGAAACTGAAATATTTCAGAACGTACAACGAGGTGAACTGTGACATGGAATGTCTCACAAACTTTACGTTAAAATATTGCGGTTGTGTCCTCTTCTTTATGCCAA GAGAAAACAGTACCAGAATCTGCAACGCAATTGATTTTGATTGCGCAGAACAAGCACAAT ATGAACTACAAACTCTGCGACTTCATAACAGGATAATGTTGAAGCAGAAGGAAAAGCCGGAATATAtcaaggaaaatatttgtcacTGCATGCCTATGTGTGCTGATATTGTGTACACTGTAGGTTCTTCTCAATCTACTTGGAACTGGTCAGCAGAGTTGGAAAGTGGTTTGTACACAATTGGTGACAATGACAGTACCGCAAATTATCACTTGTCAAGAGTGCGGGCTTATTTCGTCAGTGGCAGTTTTATAGGTTCGGAAAGAAACGAGCTCTATGGCCCTACTGACTTTCTTGCAAATTTCGGTGGTCTTTTGGGATTGTTTACgggattttcaattttatctttgatggaaataatttattttttaagcgTTCGTTTGATCTGCAATTGTCGCTTATATGGTTATTGGTCAGGACAACAATAA